A single genomic interval of Bacillota bacterium harbors:
- a CDS encoding YcdB/YcdC domain-containing protein, translating into MTRKLRSRSLFKALCIPLVAVLLLAGLMPAAAAAGALATASPEPAGITLEQAIKLVKANFTIPTEFSHITSGYSEYDGRQAWSLNWDAAAEPGGSFNAQVDATTGEILNASTWKSTPAPSAQLPTISVEAARATALELLDRLIPNKLPDLKLVVNENEIVPISSYGPVVYSFRWQRMLGGI; encoded by the coding sequence ATGACCCGGAAACTGCGGTCCCGCTCCCTCTTCAAGGCGCTCTGCATCCCGCTCGTCGCGGTCCTCCTCTTGGCCGGCTTGATGCCGGCCGCCGCCGCCGCCGGGGCCCTGGCGACGGCTTCGCCCGAGCCCGCCGGCATCACCCTCGAACAGGCCATCAAGCTGGTCAAAGCCAACTTCACCATCCCCACGGAGTTCAGCCACATCACCTCGGGCTACAGCGAGTACGACGGCCGCCAGGCCTGGTCGCTCAATTGGGACGCGGCTGCGGAGCCGGGCGGCAGTTTCAATGCCCAGGTCGACGCGACCACCGGCGAGATCCTCAACGCCAGCACCTGGAAGTCGACCCCGGCCCCGAGCGCGCAACTCCCGACGATCTCAGTGGAGGCCGCCAGGGCCACCGCCCTGGAGCTCCTCGATCGCCTGATTCCGAACAAGCTGCCCGATCTGAAACTGGTGGTCAATGAGAACGAGATCGTCCCGATCAGCTCCTACGGCCCCGTCGTCTACAGCTTCCGCTGGCAACGGATGCTCGGCGGCATC